A portion of the Oxynema aestuarii AP17 genome contains these proteins:
- a CDS encoding DUF2808 domain-containing protein, with product MKRILSVLAVTALCLGGTIAPSWSQTSGWTIFGGVERKYELKYRLQRGKADTWDRYWLKIPAKKVNWAVLQFQITYPDYFDGEFDSNEIEVKVDDETIEIQDALWDPENRLIEIYPLEPIPANKDIEIVLSDVQNPRFGGMFNFNCRIVTPGGPPLPQYLGTWVLAID from the coding sequence ATGAAACGCATTTTATCTGTCCTCGCCGTTACTGCCTTATGTCTTGGAGGGACGATCGCGCCGAGTTGGTCGCAAACCTCGGGATGGACGATTTTTGGAGGAGTCGAGCGCAAATACGAACTCAAATATCGTTTGCAGCGCGGTAAAGCAGACACCTGGGATCGCTACTGGTTAAAAATTCCCGCCAAAAAAGTCAACTGGGCCGTTCTCCAATTTCAAATTACCTATCCCGACTATTTTGATGGCGAATTTGACAGCAACGAAATCGAAGTCAAAGTCGATGACGAAACCATCGAAATCCAAGATGCCCTTTGGGATCCGGAGAACCGTTTGATTGAAATTTATCCCCTAGAACCGATTCCGGCGAACAAAGATATCGAAATCGTGCTTTCGGACGTCCAAAACCCCCGATTTGGCGGCATGTTTAACTTCAACTGCCGGATCGTCACTCCCGGCGGCCCGCCGCTTCCGCAATATTTGGGGACTTGGGTACTGGCGATCGACTGA
- the rnpA gene encoding ribonuclease P protein component, with translation MLPKVHRLKHRHDFSAVYRGGLRRQSKHLSVRAKRRKPSSLHVRLSDNRKARQRRGDNPSVPSPEESSPKLPTRMGISISQKVSKQAVIRNRIKRQLRGACRELLPRIAPGWDVVIVVRPQGRECNYRQLLQELEQLLAQAEVLNGHP, from the coding sequence GTGTTGCCTAAAGTGCATCGACTCAAGCACCGTCATGATTTTAGTGCCGTCTATCGAGGGGGCTTGCGCCGTCAGTCCAAGCATTTGAGCGTGAGGGCGAAGCGCAGAAAACCCAGCTCGCTCCACGTTCGTCTGTCGGACAATCGAAAAGCTCGACAGCGACGAGGTGACAACCCGTCAGTCCCTTCGCCGGAAGAGAGTTCGCCCAAGTTACCGACGCGCATGGGAATTTCCATCAGCCAGAAAGTGAGCAAACAAGCGGTGATTCGCAATCGGATCAAGCGTCAGTTGCGCGGGGCCTGTCGGGAGCTTCTGCCCCGCATAGCGCCGGGTTGGGATGTGGTCATCGTCGTGCGCCCCCAGGGGCGCGAGTGCAATTATCGCCAACTTCTGCAAGAATTAGAGCAGTTGTTGGCACAAGCAGAGGTACTCAATGGGCATCCGTGA
- a CDS encoding PH domain-containing protein, with amino-acid sequence MGIREDIYLESGPHPGDLILNLLFGLTIVGLPLTIGAIVRALWLRYRITNRRITVTGGWLGRDRTDIVYSEIVKIVTVPRGFGLWGDMVVTISDGSRLELRAIPKFREVYAYITDKLSAKAKQASGALGSR; translated from the coding sequence ATGGGCATCCGTGAAGATATTTATCTCGAAAGCGGACCGCATCCTGGCGATTTGATCTTGAACCTACTTTTCGGGTTGACAATCGTCGGGTTGCCCCTGACCATTGGGGCGATCGTTCGGGCATTGTGGTTGCGCTACCGGATTACCAATCGCCGAATTACCGTCACGGGAGGTTGGTTGGGACGCGATCGCACCGACATCGTTTATTCGGAAATTGTCAAAATCGTGACCGTTCCTCGCGGCTTCGGCTTGTGGGGCGATATGGTGGTTACGATCTCGGACGGCTCCCGCCTCGAATTGCGAGCGATCCCCAAATTTCGCGAGGTTTATGCCTACATCACCGACAAACTTTCTGCAAAAGCCAAACAAGCGAGTGGAGCCTTGGGCAGTCGTTAA
- the yidC gene encoding membrane protein insertase YidC → MDFGVGFLSNNVMLPILDFFYGIVPSYGLAIVALTLVIRFALYPLSAKSIRSMRRMRVTQPVMQKRVKEIQERYKEDPAKQQEEMQKVYKEFGNPLSGCLPVLLQMPVLFALFATLRGSPFSDINYSLNIEIFPREQIERIQPQAFATNPQNIYIADGVHAKIAALLPGGTKLAVGEKTKIEFQTVEGKPLQELTTQYPDTDLKPSWQVVKGEDRVKINPDGTIEALQPGEVTVQGVIPGLAANKGFLFIKALGRVGAVADDGTIHWDILSMVLFFGITLYVNQLLSGQNSAPTDNPQQATVNKLTPVLFSGMFLFFPLPAGVLMYMAIANIFQTLQTFILSREPLPENLQKLVEAQEKASGGGKGRESLPFESSGRSKKESKESGKSKK, encoded by the coding sequence ATGGACTTTGGAGTCGGGTTTCTTTCCAACAACGTGATGTTGCCGATCCTGGATTTTTTCTACGGGATCGTGCCGAGTTACGGTCTGGCGATCGTCGCCCTGACCCTCGTGATTCGCTTTGCACTCTACCCTTTGAGTGCGAAGTCAATCCGGAGTATGCGTCGGATGCGAGTCACCCAACCCGTGATGCAAAAACGGGTCAAAGAAATACAAGAACGTTATAAAGAAGATCCTGCCAAGCAGCAGGAAGAAATGCAAAAGGTCTACAAAGAATTCGGAAATCCGCTTTCCGGATGCTTGCCAGTCCTCTTGCAAATGCCAGTGTTGTTTGCTTTATTTGCAACCTTAAGAGGATCGCCGTTTTCCGATATCAATTACTCTCTTAATATCGAGATTTTCCCGCGCGAACAAATCGAACGCATTCAACCCCAGGCATTCGCCACCAATCCCCAAAATATCTACATTGCCGATGGGGTTCATGCCAAAATTGCGGCCTTGTTGCCCGGAGGTACCAAACTCGCGGTTGGGGAAAAAACCAAAATTGAGTTTCAAACCGTAGAAGGCAAGCCCTTACAAGAACTCACCACACAATATCCGGACACCGATCTCAAACCCTCCTGGCAAGTCGTCAAAGGAGAAGATCGAGTCAAAATCAACCCCGACGGGACGATCGAAGCACTCCAACCCGGAGAAGTGACCGTGCAAGGGGTGATTCCCGGTTTGGCCGCCAATAAAGGCTTTTTGTTTATCAAAGCCCTCGGTCGCGTGGGTGCAGTTGCCGACGACGGCACGATCCACTGGGATATTTTGAGCATGGTTCTGTTTTTCGGCATCACGTTGTACGTGAACCAACTGCTCTCCGGTCAAAACTCGGCGCCGACGGATAATCCCCAACAGGCGACGGTCAACAAATTGACTCCGGTGTTGTTTTCCGGGATGTTTTTATTCTTCCCCTTGCCCGCCGGGGTGTTGATGTACATGGCGATCGCCAACATCTTCCAAACCCTGCAAACCTTCATCTTGTCGCGCGAACCGCTTCCGGAAAACCTCCAGAAGTTAGTCGAAGCTCAAGAAAAAGCCAGTGGCGGCGGCAAAGGTCGTGAATCCCTGCCTTTTGAGTCCTCGGGTCGCTCGAA
- the rpmH gene encoding 50S ribosomal protein L34 codes for MTQRTLHGTSRKRKRVSGFRVRMRTKNGQKTIAARRKKGRHRLSV; via the coding sequence ATGACTCAGCGTACATTACACGGCACTTCCCGCAAAAGAAAAAGAGTATCGGGCTTTAGAGTGCGGATGCGGACCAAAAATGGCCAAAAAACGATCGCCGCTCGCCGCAAAAAAGGGCGGCATCGTTTGTCAGTTTAA